From a single Labrus bergylta chromosome 14, fLabBer1.1, whole genome shotgun sequence genomic region:
- the smfn gene encoding small fragment nuclease isoform X1 — translation MPVCSRTTAWVLSKLFCRRQFVPRCSKAARHTLCGTVLQKGADLNPLIIRFTAQGAGPGVTSRFCSRLEHQGLRRISMSSTAMSQRIVWVDLEMTGLDIEKDQIIEMACIITDSELKIVAEGPNLIIKQPDTLLDGMSEWCQEHHGKSGLTQAVRDSKISLEQAEYEFLSFIRLYTPPGQCPLAGNSVHADKRFLDKYMPQFMYHLHYRIIDVSTIKELCRRWFPEDYKMAPQKKGTHRALDDIQESIKELQFYRANIFKDSTEEKKRKIAENGGRNDRQLS, via the exons ATGCCGGTGTGTTCACGGACCACGGCGTGGGTTCTTTCGAAGTTATTTTGCAGGAGACAGTTCGTCCCCCGGTGCTCTAAGGCGGCACGTCACACACTTTGTGGGACAGTTTTACAGAAAGGTGCTGATTTAAATCCTCTAATAATCCGGTTTACCGCACAAGGAGCAGGTCCCGGAGTTACTTCACGTTTTTGTTCTAGATTGGAGCATCAGGGGCTCAGAAGAATCAGCATGTCGTCCACAGCCATGTCTCAGAGGATAGTCTGGGTGGACCTGGAG atgaCGGGCCTGGACATAGAGAAGGATCAGATCATTGAGATGGCCTGCATCATCACAGACTCCGAGCTGAAAATTGTGGCTGAG gggccCAACCTGATCATCAAGCAGCCGGACACGCTGCTGGACGGGATGTCAGAGTGGTGCCAGGAGCATCATGGGAAG TCAGGACTGACCCAGGCTGTGCGGGACAGTAAGATCAGCCTGGAACAAGCCGAGTATGAGTTCCTGTCCTTCATCAGACTGTACACCCCCCCTGGACAGTGTCCTCTTGCTG GAAACTCAGTGCATGCAGACAAAAGGTTCCTGGACAAGTACATGCCGCAGTTTATGTACCACCTTCACTACAGGATCATTGATGTCAGCACCATCAAGGAGCTGTGCAG GCGGTGGTTTCCTGAGGATTACAAGATGGCCCCTCAAAAGAAAGGAACGCACAG AGCCCTGGACGACATCCAGGAGAGCATCAAAGAGCTGCAGTTCTACAGAGCCAACATCTTCAAAGACTCTACAGAGGAGAAGAAACGCAAGATAGCAGAGAATGGAGGCAGAAACGACCGTCAGCTCTCATGA
- the smfn gene encoding small fragment nuclease isoform X2, with the protein MSSTAMSQRIVWVDLEMTGLDIEKDQIIEMACIITDSELKIVAEGPNLIIKQPDTLLDGMSEWCQEHHGKSGLTQAVRDSKISLEQAEYEFLSFIRLYTPPGQCPLAGNSVHADKRFLDKYMPQFMYHLHYRIIDVSTIKELCRRWFPEDYKMAPQKKGTHRALDDIQESIKELQFYRANIFKDSTEEKKRKIAENGGRNDRQLS; encoded by the exons ATGTCGTCCACAGCCATGTCTCAGAGGATAGTCTGGGTGGACCTGGAG atgaCGGGCCTGGACATAGAGAAGGATCAGATCATTGAGATGGCCTGCATCATCACAGACTCCGAGCTGAAAATTGTGGCTGAG gggccCAACCTGATCATCAAGCAGCCGGACACGCTGCTGGACGGGATGTCAGAGTGGTGCCAGGAGCATCATGGGAAG TCAGGACTGACCCAGGCTGTGCGGGACAGTAAGATCAGCCTGGAACAAGCCGAGTATGAGTTCCTGTCCTTCATCAGACTGTACACCCCCCCTGGACAGTGTCCTCTTGCTG GAAACTCAGTGCATGCAGACAAAAGGTTCCTGGACAAGTACATGCCGCAGTTTATGTACCACCTTCACTACAGGATCATTGATGTCAGCACCATCAAGGAGCTGTGCAG GCGGTGGTTTCCTGAGGATTACAAGATGGCCCCTCAAAAGAAAGGAACGCACAG AGCCCTGGACGACATCCAGGAGAGCATCAAAGAGCTGCAGTTCTACAGAGCCAACATCTTCAAAGACTCTACAGAGGAGAAGAAACGCAAGATAGCAGAGAATGGAGGCAGAAACGACCGTCAGCTCTCATGA